A single genomic interval of Shewanella psychropiezotolerans harbors:
- a CDS encoding putative RNA methyltransferase, producing the protein MKSIYLCPVCNQPLLIHLESQGLHCSNKHHFDKSDKGYWIFSLAKKPKLDSRQVMRGKRFLLESGVFSPLVETITEMLKPELVHMASEGEIQHLDYDCGEGYYLRAIKSALCESLQQARLTLVQHGINEAENALFSAAKIDAESDSHTATGSDPASDSGKDLNSDSSSDTEPEEKSTLIVSSLRALPFADASFDLVTLVDKQLKGKEPLRVLKQAGYLLQVSPAPRHLWQLKGYIYPDMKEKAVQSGQVSGLELLETQRVTFKLDADGEQALTLLEMTPYAWRANDKVRKKIALGNFEGLEIDFIVSLSKKI; encoded by the coding sequence ATGAAAAGTATTTATCTATGCCCTGTGTGTAATCAGCCGCTGCTGATCCATCTGGAATCCCAAGGTTTACACTGTAGCAATAAGCATCATTTCGATAAAAGTGATAAAGGATACTGGATATTTAGCCTGGCTAAAAAGCCTAAGCTAGACTCTAGGCAGGTGATGCGGGGTAAGCGTTTCTTACTCGAGTCCGGTGTATTCTCTCCTCTCGTCGAGACGATAACAGAGATGCTTAAACCTGAACTCGTGCATATGGCGTCTGAAGGGGAAATTCAGCATCTGGATTATGATTGTGGCGAAGGCTACTACCTCAGGGCGATAAAGTCGGCCCTCTGTGAGTCCTTGCAGCAAGCCAGATTAACTCTAGTGCAGCATGGGATCAATGAAGCCGAGAATGCACTCTTTTCGGCGGCGAAGATCGACGCCGAGTCTGACTCTCATACTGCTACTGGCTCTGATCCTGCCAGTGACTCGGGTAAGGATTTAAATAGTGACTCTAGTAGTGATACTGAACCAGAAGAAAAAAGTACCTTGATTGTTAGTAGCCTAAGAGCACTTCCTTTCGCAGATGCTAGCTTCGATTTAGTGACGTTAGTTGATAAGCAACTCAAGGGAAAAGAACCGCTACGGGTCCTCAAACAAGCTGGTTATCTATTGCAGGTCTCTCCTGCCCCAAGGCACCTATGGCAGTTGAAGGGGTATATCTACCCAGATATGAAAGAGAAGGCGGTGCAATCGGGTCAAGTAAGTGGGCTTGAATTATTAGAGACTCAGAGAGTAACATTCAAGCTAGATGCTGACGGTGAGCAAGCCTTGACGTTACTGGAAATGACGCCTTATGCGTGGCGGGCCAATGATAAAGTGCGTAAGAAGATCGCCTTAGGTAACTTCGAAGGATTAGAGATCGATTTTATTGTTAGCCTGTCGAAGAAAATATAA
- a CDS encoding undecaprenyl-diphosphate phosphatase, translating to MDTFQVIVLALIQGLTEFLPISSSAHLILPAQLLGWEDQGLSFDVAVNTGSLCAVIIYFRRELWSMFIAWGGSMFKGKHNDESKLAWWIILATIPAVIVGFAAKDFISTHLRNIEVVATTTIVFGLLLWWADRMTNKGLTEFQVGWKKALIIGVAQAMALIPGTSRSGATITAALMLGLGREAAARFSFLMSVPISLGAAILVTKDLISSGEAIDYQALTLGIIVSFLAAYACIHVFLKLVSRIGMTPFVVYRLALGALLCVFIFA from the coding sequence ATGGACACATTTCAGGTCATAGTATTAGCCTTAATTCAGGGCTTGACCGAATTTTTACCTATCTCAAGCTCGGCCCACCTTATCTTACCTGCACAACTTCTTGGCTGGGAAGATCAAGGTTTGTCCTTCGATGTCGCCGTCAATACGGGGTCATTGTGCGCCGTAATCATCTATTTCAGGCGTGAGTTGTGGTCCATGTTTATTGCCTGGGGCGGCAGCATGTTCAAGGGTAAGCACAATGATGAGAGTAAGCTGGCCTGGTGGATCATACTCGCGACCATACCGGCGGTCATAGTCGGCTTCGCCGCTAAAGATTTTATTTCCACTCATTTGCGAAATATCGAGGTGGTGGCGACGACCACTATCGTATTTGGACTCCTGCTGTGGTGGGCCGATAGAATGACCAACAAGGGGCTGACTGAGTTTCAAGTGGGTTGGAAGAAGGCGTTGATAATAGGTGTGGCTCAGGCCATGGCGCTGATCCCTGGCACATCCCGCTCCGGTGCGACTATTACGGCGGCTTTGATGCTGGGTCTTGGGCGTGAGGCCGCGGCGCGATTTTCATTCCTGATGTCGGTACCTATCAGTTTAGGGGCGGCAATTCTGGTGACTAAAGATCTGATATCCAGTGGTGAGGCGATAGATTATCAGGCCTTAACTCTGGGCATTATCGTTTCTTTCCTCGCCGCTTATGCCTGTATTCATGTATTTTTAAAGCTGGTCAGCCGAATTGGAATGACCCCCTTTGTCGTCTATCGTCTGGCGCTGGGCGCACTCTTGTGCGTATTTATATTCGCCTAA
- the folK gene encoding 2-amino-4-hydroxy-6-hydroxymethyldihydropteridine diphosphokinase, with protein sequence MLSRVYISLGSNIEPERYLKSGLSDLSYHFGKLLLSSVYESEAVGFKGCNFLNMVVGVDTDLSIGELVSLFKKIEQDNGRLVGAKKFAPRTLDLDLLLYGDKVTLDPVELPRAEILTNAFVLWPMAELAPDLTHPSVNISYQTLWDEYDKNQQRLWPIPFVWAPALADEASTLNSL encoded by the coding sequence ATGTTATCTCGTGTTTATATCAGCCTGGGCAGTAATATTGAGCCTGAGCGCTACCTTAAGTCAGGGTTAAGTGACCTAAGCTATCACTTTGGCAAACTCTTACTCTCCTCGGTGTATGAAAGTGAAGCGGTTGGCTTTAAAGGCTGTAACTTTTTAAATATGGTCGTTGGCGTCGATACTGATTTGAGTATAGGTGAACTAGTATCGCTGTTTAAGAAGATCGAGCAAGACAATGGCCGTCTGGTGGGGGCTAAAAAGTTTGCCCCCAGAACATTGGATCTGGATCTTCTGCTCTATGGCGACAAGGTCACGCTCGATCCTGTTGAACTGCCAAGGGCTGAAATCTTAACCAATGCCTTCGTTCTCTGGCCTATGGCTGAGCTTGCCCCTGATTTGACCCATCCTTCGGTGAATATTAGTTATCAAACCTTGTGGGATGAATACGATAAAAATCAGCAAAGACTTTGGCCTATCCCATTTGTCTGGGCTCCGGCTTTGGCGGATGAAGCCTCAACTCTTAATTCACTCTAA
- the folB gene encoding dihydroneopterin aldolase, with the protein MDRVLIRQLKIETVIGIYEWEKKIHQNLLIDLDMAWDNKPAADTDDYQYALCYETVSKRLTALITEKPIELIETVAEMIATCLMDEFDVPWVKVTVMKPGAVPSVAAVGVEIERGYC; encoded by the coding sequence ATGGACAGAGTATTAATACGACAGTTAAAAATAGAAACTGTTATCGGGATCTATGAGTGGGAAAAGAAGATTCATCAGAACTTGTTGATCGATCTGGATATGGCTTGGGATAACAAGCCCGCCGCGGATACCGATGATTATCAGTATGCCTTGTGTTATGAAACGGTATCGAAGCGATTAACGGCCTTGATAACCGAAAAGCCAATTGAACTCATCGAAACAGTAGCTGAGATGATCGCGACCTGTTTAATGGATGAATTTGATGTGCCTTGGGTAAAAGTGACTGTAATGAAACCTGGAGCCGTGCCAAGTGTTGCAGCTGTCGGTGTCGAGATTGAGCGAGGTTATTGTTAG
- the plsY gene encoding glycerol-3-phosphate 1-O-acyltransferase PlsY, with amino-acid sequence MTITVLTLVMILTAYLAGSISSAVLVCQMRGLPDPRTQGSGNPGATNVLRIGGASSAAMVLFFDMLKGALPAYLAFRIGVEPVSLGLIAIAACVGHIFPIFFKFKGGKGVATAFGAMAPIGHDLALSLIGTWIVMVLISRYSSLAAIITALLAPAYTWYLDDRFIIPVSMLSALIVIRHKDNIRRLLKGEESKVSRKKRDKSKE; translated from the coding sequence TTGACCATAACAGTACTCACTCTGGTAATGATATTGACCGCCTACTTGGCTGGCTCAATTTCCAGCGCCGTGCTCGTTTGTCAAATGCGTGGGCTTCCCGACCCAAGAACACAAGGCTCAGGCAATCCTGGGGCGACCAATGTCCTGCGCATAGGTGGGGCCAGCTCCGCGGCTATGGTATTATTCTTTGACATGTTAAAAGGTGCCCTGCCCGCCTATCTCGCCTTCCGCATAGGGGTCGAACCGGTCTCTCTAGGCCTGATTGCTATTGCCGCCTGTGTTGGCCATATTTTCCCTATCTTCTTTAAATTTAAAGGTGGAAAAGGAGTCGCGACGGCATTCGGCGCTATGGCTCCCATTGGTCATGACTTAGCACTCTCTCTGATAGGCACCTGGATTGTCATGGTATTAATCAGCCGATACTCCTCACTCGCCGCGATTATCACAGCCTTGCTCGCCCCCGCCTATACTTGGTATCTGGATGACAGGTTTATCATCCCGGTTTCTATGCTCTCGGCATTGATAGTCATCAGACACAAAGACAATATTCGCAGACTATTAAAAGGTGAAGAATCTAAGGTGTCCCGAAAGAAAAGAGATAAGTCGAAGGAATAA
- a CDS encoding TonB-dependent receptor, with protein MGTLSYKKSYNEPNKLSTIAILISSVLTLSVVSSSAMAAEAANTGESQANSVDEVITVIGRSENTPLNIAANVNIIDSAQIEMSGATTLTQVLRGQSGIQISDSNSGAVFSMRGFSAGQAANNTLILVDGRRLNNIDIAAPSINAIPLNQIERVEILSGSAGVLYGDQAVGGVINIITRAPTGTGGSIQLSGGSFNTYEGKADVSGAINDTWRYYAAASYNQGDNYRDHNANKTSSVLGRLQYQTESDNFFIETSYYDNDREMAGSLTLDQIEDDPTQANPFNPDDYQHEMTTAIRSGYQHQLNDAWSLGADINYTDSKVKSISWGKPGTNKRSFLEFTPKAVAHIATEKGDLSIVTGIDLSRGESEFSSGRSNVQKVASAYVQASVPLTTSLSYVVGGRYSEAKDDLVDGSVYPEGIELDQDAHAFELGLNYRPTSSHRFYLRADDNFRFAKVDEQAYTSPGVIGLNPQTGRSYEAGWDWTPKSHTLRLSAYRLDLEDEIVFDSSAETPIGGGFPGANVNADASRRYGVSADWDWQLTDKVQLGAEYNYIDAEFTEGLNEGKQLSWVAEHTGRGYFSIDANQNWQVFTEVVYTGERFMEGDNSNAGDKLDAYWLTNLAVNYTKDAWLASFRVDNLFDEQYVSSGYYSSWGNGYYAGTGRALRLTGSYRF; from the coding sequence ATGGGTACACTCTCATATAAAAAGTCATATAATGAGCCAAACAAACTTTCAACAATAGCCATTCTAATCAGCAGTGTATTGACTCTGTCTGTTGTCTCATCGAGCGCTATGGCGGCCGAAGCTGCTAATACTGGTGAAAGCCAGGCAAACAGTGTCGATGAAGTGATCACTGTGATTGGCCGTAGCGAAAACACCCCTCTGAATATCGCGGCCAACGTGAATATTATCGATTCTGCTCAGATAGAGATGAGCGGCGCGACCACGCTAACCCAAGTGTTACGTGGTCAGAGCGGCATTCAAATTTCAGATTCAAACTCAGGCGCGGTTTTTTCGATGCGTGGCTTCTCTGCTGGCCAAGCTGCGAACAATACACTGATCTTAGTCGATGGTCGCCGTCTTAATAATATCGATATTGCGGCGCCTAGCATCAATGCGATCCCACTCAATCAAATTGAGCGCGTCGAGATCTTATCTGGCAGCGCTGGTGTGCTTTACGGCGATCAGGCGGTTGGTGGTGTGATTAACATCATTACTAGGGCTCCGACGGGAACAGGTGGAAGTATTCAGCTGTCTGGCGGCAGTTTCAACACGTATGAAGGCAAGGCCGATGTGTCTGGTGCGATTAACGATACCTGGCGCTACTATGCGGCTGCGAGTTATAACCAAGGTGATAACTATCGTGATCATAACGCCAATAAGACATCATCTGTTTTAGGTCGCCTGCAATATCAAACTGAATCGGATAACTTTTTCATCGAGACCAGTTACTACGATAACGATCGTGAAATGGCGGGATCATTAACTCTGGATCAGATTGAAGACGATCCGACTCAAGCAAATCCATTCAATCCAGATGACTATCAACATGAGATGACAACGGCTATCCGCAGTGGTTACCAACATCAATTAAACGATGCCTGGTCTCTGGGCGCCGATATCAACTATACCGACAGTAAAGTTAAGAGTATTAGCTGGGGAAAGCCTGGCACCAACAAGCGCTCATTTCTTGAATTTACGCCTAAAGCTGTTGCTCATATTGCCACCGAAAAGGGCGACTTGAGTATCGTCACCGGTATCGATTTGAGTCGAGGTGAGTCAGAATTTAGCAGTGGTCGTAGTAACGTTCAAAAGGTTGCCAGTGCCTATGTTCAAGCCAGTGTTCCATTAACCACTAGTCTTAGCTATGTCGTGGGTGGCCGTTACTCTGAAGCGAAGGATGATCTTGTTGATGGTTCTGTGTACCCAGAAGGAATAGAATTAGATCAAGATGCCCATGCCTTCGAGTTAGGTCTGAATTATCGTCCAACCTCGTCTCATAGATTCTATCTACGCGCCGATGATAACTTCCGTTTCGCTAAGGTCGATGAGCAAGCTTATACCTCTCCTGGCGTGATAGGTCTTAACCCGCAGACGGGCCGTTCATACGAAGCGGGTTGGGACTGGACACCTAAGTCGCACACATTACGTTTGAGTGCTTATCGCTTAGATCTTGAAGATGAGATCGTATTTGACTCGAGTGCTGAGACCCCTATTGGTGGTGGTTTTCCTGGTGCTAACGTCAACGCCGATGCGTCACGGCGTTACGGTGTGAGTGCCGATTGGGATTGGCAGCTGACCGATAAGGTACAATTGGGCGCCGAGTATAACTATATCGACGCTGAATTTACCGAAGGTCTCAATGAAGGTAAGCAACTTTCCTGGGTTGCAGAGCACACGGGTCGTGGTTACTTCAGTATCGATGCCAATCAAAACTGGCAGGTATTTACCGAAGTGGTTTATACCGGTGAGCGTTTTATGGAAGGCGATAATAGTAATGCTGGTGATAAGTTAGATGCATACTGGCTGACTAACCTGGCGGTTAACTACACCAAGGATGCCTGGCTTGCCAGCTTTCGCGTCGATAACTTGTTCGATGAACAGTATGTCAGCTCAGGTTATTACAGCAGCTGGGGCAACGGTTATTATGCCGGTACAGGCCGCGCACTACGCCTAACTGGGAGTTATAGATTCTAA
- a CDS encoding BlaI/MecI/CopY family transcriptional regulator — translation MKEISNSELAVLNILWESSPISSNEVVKKLADSNEWHEKTVKTLLNRLVKKQAIGFQKKGRGYLYSPLINQSEYQIKESQSFVERMFSGRIAPLVAGFAKENKLSAEDVAELKTLIDNWQEEDSKKDSLNKGELSSDCQTTDTKTKEPNHD, via the coding sequence ATGAAAGAGATCAGTAATTCAGAACTTGCCGTACTCAATATCCTATGGGAGTCGTCACCGATAAGCTCAAATGAAGTGGTGAAAAAATTGGCAGATTCTAATGAATGGCACGAAAAAACAGTCAAAACCCTATTAAACCGCTTAGTAAAAAAACAGGCGATCGGGTTTCAAAAAAAGGGCCGAGGCTATCTCTACTCGCCCCTAATCAATCAGAGTGAATATCAAATTAAAGAGAGTCAGTCTTTCGTAGAGAGAATGTTCTCGGGTCGTATCGCCCCCCTCGTTGCAGGCTTTGCCAAAGAAAATAAACTCAGCGCAGAAGATGTTGCAGAATTGAAAACGCTGATCGACAACTGGCAAGAAGAGGACTCGAAAAAAGACAGCTTGAACAAGGGTGAGTTAAGCAGCGACTGTCAAACAACCGATACTAAAACAAAGGAGCCTAATCATGATTAA
- a CDS encoding M56 family metallopeptidase, with amino-acid sequence MINWLTQQSILISLVCAFILLFHKPLLKQLGAHHMYSLWLAIPLMLLGSVVLQFLPNLLAESKLASFEHYRVLASLAVKKSESLIPAPLVAGLWLSGIAVMTALLLLQRRYLNKLLSKSTPYAHPQSGELNINALMLTDALPILQSPEITSPMLTGVIKPTIIVPSDFHKLTVKQQKAVLEHELFHHERGDIIINLLAYGLLAIFWFNPLCWLAYRRFRDDQELACDAQITSLMNTDEKIAYSHALLAYSQHAQMGMLHTHYGNKNILKERIMQMKKQHGKSTLTIIAMTLGLGLASLILNQQVQAGDHQTSSKESTKLAKSQAHSIHPLTRVEPKYPKEAAEANQNGYVQLKFDISKSGMVSNVKVIKSSPKGVFDKSAVKALKQWVYKKSKKGAKGSKVQLDFVIDEPAANVERIKVTAN; translated from the coding sequence ATGATTAACTGGCTCACACAACAAAGCATACTCATAAGCTTAGTCTGCGCCTTCATCCTACTTTTTCATAAGCCACTGCTTAAACAGCTAGGGGCTCACCACATGTACAGTTTATGGCTGGCTATCCCACTAATGTTATTAGGCTCTGTGGTACTGCAATTTCTGCCTAACTTGCTGGCAGAATCTAAGCTAGCAAGTTTTGAGCATTACAGAGTGCTGGCGTCACTCGCCGTTAAAAAAAGTGAAAGCCTAATCCCGGCCCCTTTAGTCGCAGGTTTATGGTTGTCTGGTATTGCCGTGATGACGGCACTGTTACTACTGCAACGACGCTATTTAAATAAATTGTTGAGCAAGAGTACACCTTATGCTCACCCCCAGAGCGGCGAACTTAACATCAACGCGCTGATGTTGACCGACGCTTTACCCATATTACAGAGTCCAGAGATCACTTCTCCCATGTTAACAGGCGTGATTAAGCCGACGATCATAGTGCCATCAGACTTTCATAAACTGACAGTAAAGCAGCAAAAAGCCGTATTGGAACACGAACTGTTTCACCATGAACGCGGAGACATCATCATTAACCTACTGGCCTATGGTCTGCTCGCCATCTTCTGGTTCAATCCGCTTTGCTGGCTAGCCTACCGCCGTTTTCGTGACGATCAAGAACTCGCCTGTGATGCTCAAATCACCTCATTGATGAATACCGATGAAAAAATTGCCTATAGCCATGCGTTATTGGCTTACTCTCAGCACGCTCAAATGGGCATGCTGCATACCCACTATGGAAATAAAAACATCTTAAAGGAAAGGATCATGCAAATGAAAAAACAACATGGAAAGAGCACTTTAACCATAATAGCAATGACACTAGGCTTAGGATTAGCAAGCTTGATACTCAATCAACAAGTTCAGGCAGGGGATCATCAAACCTCGTCGAAAGAATCGACCAAGCTAGCTAAGAGCCAAGCACATAGTATTCATCCACTGACCCGTGTCGAGCCTAAATACCCAAAAGAAGCTGCTGAAGCGAATCAAAATGGTTATGTTCAGCTCAAGTTCGATATCAGCAAGTCAGGCATGGTGTCTAACGTTAAAGTGATTAAGTCATCTCCCAAAGGTGTATTCGACAAGTCGGCAGTAAAAGCCTTAAAACAGTGGGTATATAAAAAGTCTAAGAAAGGGGCTAAAGGTTCTAAAGTTCAGCTGGATTTTGTTATCGATGAACCAGCAGCAAATGTTGAGCGTATTAAAGTCACCGCAAATTAA
- a CDS encoding DUF805 domain-containing protein, with product MEYFIGALKKYADFTGRDRRKSFWMYMLFYFIFYAIAAVIDVTLGTMIFSTVLALGLLIPTIAISTRRLHDTGRSGWWQLIGLIPLIGAIVLLVFYVQDSIGENEYGANPKAVEA from the coding sequence ATGGAATATTTTATTGGTGCATTAAAGAAATATGCAGACTTTACAGGTCGAGATCGTCGTAAATCATTTTGGATGTATATGCTGTTTTATTTCATTTTCTATGCCATCGCGGCGGTTATAGATGTCACGTTAGGCACTATGATATTTTCAACTGTGTTGGCATTAGGTTTGTTGATACCGACGATAGCCATATCAACTCGTCGCCTACATGATACCGGACGTTCTGGCTGGTGGCAGCTCATCGGTTTAATACCACTTATTGGTGCTATCGTTTTGTTGGTCTTCTATGTGCAAGACAGCATAGGCGAAAATGAATACGGTGCGAATCCAAAGGCTGTAGAAGCTTAA
- the azu gene encoding azurin has product MSSSAMAHANECELTISANDAMQFDTKELSVPASCKEVTLTLTHSGQLPKAAMGHNWVLTKAADMQAVANDGMGAGVDKNYVKDGDTRVIAHTDVVGGGSSTSITFSTEGMSASEAYKFFCSFPGHWAIMQGSFIIK; this is encoded by the coding sequence ATGTCGTCTAGTGCTATGGCCCATGCCAATGAATGTGAATTAACCATCAGCGCTAACGACGCGATGCAATTCGACACTAAAGAGCTAAGCGTTCCGGCAAGCTGTAAAGAGGTCACACTGACACTGACTCATTCAGGTCAGTTACCAAAAGCTGCCATGGGCCACAACTGGGTGCTAACCAAGGCTGCAGATATGCAAGCGGTAGCCAACGACGGCATGGGTGCTGGCGTAGATAAAAACTATGTTAAAGACGGCGACACTCGTGTTATCGCTCATACAGATGTAGTTGGCGGCGGTAGTTCAACCAGCATCACCTTCAGCACCGAAGGTATGAGTGCTTCTGAAGCCTACAAATTCTTCTGCTCATTCCCCGGCCACTGGGCAATCATGCAGGGCAGCTTTATTATCAAATAA
- a CDS encoding metal-dependent hydrolase family protein → MTNKNNIKLTANTVKTAKSVSSIQALFRTTGLAIAIASSLVTTPLLAASFTVIHAGELLSIPGKKPLIEQTLVIDEGGKISQVKSGYLDPKSFGTDVDYIDLKNRFVMPGLMDMHVHLQGELGPKNDTENLRMSDADVAIRSAHFAKLTLLAGFTTVRDLGAKPEQIYALRDGIAKGWVDGPRIIASGGVSVTGGHGDVDGMSPDLLDKFTSKTICDGPYDCRRATRRAIKFGADVIKITSTGGVLSDTNTGTGQQMADDELKEIVDTAHGLGRKVASHAHATEGINAALRAGVDSIEHGSYADKESIKLLKKNGAYLVPTLLAGDTVVQMAKTSDFMSDAIKAKARRVGVDMTDNFKAVYKAGVKIAYGTDSGVSQHGTNAREAVLMHQAGMSNADILKSATVNGADLIGMSDKLGTLEVGKYADIIATEISPLKEIEALLDVDFVMKGGKVYKNKYATSS, encoded by the coding sequence ATGACGAATAAAAACAATATCAAGCTAACGGCTAACACAGTAAAAACAGCTAAAAGTGTCAGTTCCATTCAGGCGCTATTTCGGACCACAGGGCTTGCTATCGCTATTGCATCGTCTTTGGTGACTACTCCATTATTAGCCGCATCTTTTACTGTGATCCATGCGGGGGAGCTACTTAGTATCCCTGGTAAAAAACCGTTAATCGAGCAGACATTAGTGATTGATGAGGGCGGCAAGATAAGTCAGGTGAAGAGCGGTTATCTGGACCCTAAGTCTTTTGGTACTGACGTTGACTATATCGATCTTAAAAACCGCTTCGTGATGCCAGGCTTGATGGATATGCATGTGCATCTTCAAGGTGAACTTGGGCCTAAGAATGACACTGAAAATTTGCGTATGTCAGATGCCGATGTGGCGATACGCAGTGCTCACTTTGCCAAGTTAACGCTTTTAGCGGGGTTTACCACAGTGCGGGACTTAGGGGCTAAACCAGAGCAAATTTATGCCCTGCGTGATGGCATAGCTAAAGGTTGGGTGGATGGTCCGCGTATTATCGCATCGGGCGGGGTATCGGTTACCGGTGGTCATGGTGATGTAGACGGCATGAGCCCGGATTTACTGGATAAGTTCACCTCTAAGACCATTTGTGATGGTCCCTATGATTGCCGCAGGGCGACTCGCCGGGCGATTAAGTTTGGTGCCGATGTGATTAAAATCACCTCTACCGGCGGCGTGTTGTCGGATACTAATACGGGCACGGGTCAGCAGATGGCCGACGATGAGCTAAAAGAGATTGTCGATACCGCTCATGGGCTGGGCCGTAAGGTCGCCAGTCACGCTCATGCTACCGAAGGGATTAACGCGGCACTACGTGCCGGAGTCGACAGTATCGAACATGGCAGTTACGCCGATAAAGAAAGCATCAAGCTATTAAAGAAAAATGGTGCTTATCTAGTGCCGACCTTGCTTGCTGGCGATACCGTAGTGCAGATGGCCAAAACCTCTGACTTTATGTCTGATGCGATTAAGGCTAAAGCCAGACGTGTCGGCGTGGATATGACAGATAACTTCAAGGCCGTGTATAAAGCCGGGGTTAAGATAGCTTATGGTACCGACAGCGGTGTGTCTCAACATGGTACTAATGCCCGTGAAGCAGTATTAATGCATCAGGCGGGTATGAGTAATGCCGATATTTTAAAATCAGCCACGGTCAACGGCGCGGATTTGATTGGAATGTCAGACAAGTTAGGCACATTGGAAGTGGGTAAGTACGCCGATATTATCGCGACAGAGATTAGCCCGCTGAAAGAGATTGAAGCCTTATTAGATGTGGATTTTGTGATGAAAGGCGGCAAGGTTTATAAGAATAAATATGCGACGAGTTCCTAG